In Vicingus serpentipes, the following are encoded in one genomic region:
- a CDS encoding PD40 domain-containing protein has protein sequence MRLFITTILTLCSLAFYAQEVTPKTAAEHFNDGNFTVALMDYLELLKTEPENPKYHYRVGVCYLNTNIDKAKAVPYFETAIKADGPDPNTYYLLGRAYHFAYRFTDAIKIYEEFKSLGTGNEENIIDVNKQIEYCYNAIELMKFPLDVSFKNLGQNVNSSTKDYYPFVPKDESFVIFNSMRDDGSEKKINGNYFSEIYISEVKNGSFSKARKLDQNINTLNGSEEIVGMSADGQILLFYFENDDHFGDLLIAEFENNQVKNLTKLPKVINSKDHEIAASITKKGDAIYFASDRTGGFGGLDLYVSLKLPNGEWAPAQNLGPTVNTPFDEDFPNITADHKTLYFSSKGHTSMGGYDIFKATWDNVKRNWSDVKNVGFPLNTPEDNTNYRESESGRTGYISAIREGGSGDYDLYSVTFNEVDPEYTVIKGYVTPQDTTNIIKDVFISVLDLQTDELYGSYLTNPITGRYIMILPVGKFNMLVEVPGYDIYTEDIEVFGKNAFRSVIKKDIILKEE, from the coding sequence ATGCGTTTATTCATTACAACCATTTTAACCCTTTGCTCTTTAGCTTTTTATGCTCAAGAAGTAACTCCAAAAACAGCTGCTGAACATTTTAATGATGGCAATTTTACTGTTGCTTTAATGGATTATTTAGAGCTGTTAAAAACAGAGCCAGAAAACCCTAAGTATCATTATAGAGTTGGAGTTTGTTATTTAAATACCAATATAGATAAAGCTAAAGCAGTACCTTATTTTGAAACTGCGATTAAAGCTGATGGACCAGATCCAAATACCTATTACTTATTAGGAAGAGCTTATCATTTTGCTTATCGTTTTACCGATGCCATTAAAATATATGAAGAGTTTAAAAGTTTAGGTACTGGAAATGAAGAAAATATTATTGATGTAAATAAGCAAATAGAATATTGTTACAACGCAATTGAGTTAATGAAATTTCCATTAGATGTTTCGTTTAAAAATTTAGGACAAAATGTAAATTCTTCAACTAAAGATTATTATCCATTTGTTCCTAAAGATGAGTCGTTTGTTATTTTTAATTCAATGCGCGATGATGGGAGTGAGAAAAAAATAAATGGAAATTATTTTTCTGAAATCTATATCTCCGAAGTGAAGAATGGTAGCTTTTCTAAAGCAAGAAAATTAGACCAAAACATTAACACGCTTAATGGTTCGGAAGAAATAGTAGGGATGTCGGCAGATGGTCAAATCTTATTATTTTACTTTGAAAATGACGACCATTTTGGTGATTTATTGATAGCGGAATTTGAAAATAATCAAGTAAAGAATTTGACTAAATTACCTAAGGTTATTAACTCAAAGGATCATGAAATTGCTGCTTCTATTACTAAAAAAGGAGATGCTATTTATTTTGCTAGTGATAGAACAGGTGGCTTTGGTGGTTTAGATTTATATGTTTCGCTAAAATTACCAAACGGAGAATGGGCACCGGCTCAGAATTTAGGACCAACCGTAAATACTCCTTTTGATGAAGATTTCCCGAACATTACTGCTGACCACAAAACGCTATATTTTAGTTCAAAAGGGCATACTAGTATGGGAGGATATGATATTTTTAAAGCAACTTGGGATAATGTAAAAAGAAATTGGTCTGATGTTAAAAATGTTGGTTTCCCTTTGAATACACCTGAGGATAATACCAACTATAGAGAATCGGAAAGTGGTCGTACAGGTTACATTTCTGCTATTAGAGAAGGCGGTTCTGGTGATTATGATTTATATAGCGTTACATTTAATGAAGTTGACCCGGAATATACTGTAATAAAAGGTTATGTAACTCCACAAGATACGACCAACATTATTAAAGATGTATTCATTTCGGTATTAGATTTACAAACAGATGAGTTGTATGGTAGTTATTTAACCAACCCAATTACGGGTAGATATATTATGATTTTACCAGTTGGTAAGTTTAATATGTTGGTTGAAGTTCCAGGTTATGATATATATACGGAAGATATTGAAGTTTTTGGTAAAAATGCTTTTAGAAGTGTTATCAAGAAAGACATCATACTAAAAGAAGAATAA
- a CDS encoding ligand-binding sensor domain-containing protein — protein sequence MYFLSSLFLFSQNQRFKSFSIKEGLSQSTVNCIIQDQMGLIWIGTQDGLNKYDGHEFTHYKKQYNDSNSIPDNNIQSLTEDSKGNIWIGTYGGGIAIYNPKSNSFKRLNSSNSLLSDDIIMCFKEFQNSMYIGTKRGGLNTFNYENEKITPIELDNNTQIQVRDIETFNNTVYAATSLGGIHYFQKSVWVKLLDTIQIQTIHSINNQLLLGGVHGELFMSSSNYFKFNKLKIEGLKNDGIWGICSDNSNSLWLGTFGGGLLKINATNFSLTHTYKNNIEDINSISHDVILSILKDKDGGIWIGTLGGGINYFEPSNQNFTHYNDISGLSNNVVMSFLENKEELYIGTYGGGLNLFNKKTNSFKTLDNVSAKIIRCIYKDNDGILWLGTYGNGLIEYNPKTGIAKQILNQVADDVWCITEINNNLWFGTWGSGLIKYDKKTANYTQYLSNDEFNSISENTVLTLAKTSDNNLWIGTYGSGLNYFNISNDEFTSFGYNGATSKETNNKKIRSIYVDENSNLWIGTDGGGLNHYNNEKQTFSYITTEQNLPNNVVYGVVEDKNKNIWVTTNYGLCRYSKKNKSISNFDYDDGLQNNEFNQGALYFKDELIYAGGINGFNVFNPKEVESSTKNTFTLLTSMKVMGKEFNPPIRFLDSINLNYSSNFLSFQFSYIDYSGKIQYRCKLEGFDKDWNYLENRNFMNYTNLPPGNYSLKFQGKRMGNWNNKYSILKINIPPPFWKTYWFYLLIIVLVLAGFYTFYVLKQKNLLKRNTELENIVKERTREIHQQNISLEEQKKEVELQKEITELKHYEIQSSINYARRIQSAILPSAKIISQFLPESFVLYKPKDIVAGDFYWMEKKNDKILIAAADCTGHGVPGAMVSVVCNNALNRSVREHGLTNPAEILNKSREIVIAEFEKSEEEVKDGMDIALCSITKNEKNYILEYAGANNPLWIIRGNELIETKANKQPIGSFRSSQDFTSHTFTLKPNDTIYIFSDGYVDQFGGEKGKKFKAKAFKELLLKIVSKTMEEQKLILEKSFETWKGDLEQIDDVCVIGFRL from the coding sequence GTGTACTTTTTATCTAGCTTGTTTTTGTTTTCTCAAAATCAACGGTTTAAGTCATTTTCTATTAAAGAAGGTTTAAGCCAAAGTACTGTTAACTGTATTATCCAAGACCAAATGGGATTAATTTGGATTGGAACTCAAGATGGATTAAATAAATATGATGGTCATGAATTTACCCACTACAAAAAACAATATAACGATAGTAATAGCATTCCAGATAATAATATACAATCATTAACAGAAGATTCAAAAGGTAATATTTGGATTGGTACTTATGGTGGTGGAATTGCAATATATAACCCAAAATCAAACTCTTTCAAAAGGCTAAATTCATCAAATTCGTTATTATCTGATGACATTATTATGTGTTTTAAAGAGTTTCAAAACTCAATGTATATAGGAACTAAAAGAGGGGGCTTAAATACATTTAATTATGAAAATGAAAAAATTACACCTATAGAACTTGATAATAACACTCAAATTCAGGTTAGAGATATTGAAACATTTAATAATACTGTATACGCTGCAACTAGCCTGGGTGGCATTCATTACTTTCAAAAAAGTGTTTGGGTAAAACTACTTGATACGATTCAAATTCAAACTATTCACTCTATAAATAACCAACTTTTGTTAGGAGGAGTTCACGGCGAACTTTTCATGAGCAGTTCTAATTATTTTAAATTTAATAAACTAAAAATTGAAGGTCTAAAAAATGATGGAATTTGGGGGATTTGTTCTGACAATTCGAACAGTTTATGGTTAGGTACTTTTGGTGGAGGATTATTAAAAATAAACGCTACTAATTTTTCATTAACACATACCTATAAAAATAATATAGAAGATATTAACTCCATCAGTCATGACGTAATACTTTCAATATTAAAAGATAAAGACGGCGGAATTTGGATAGGAACTTTAGGTGGCGGCATTAATTATTTTGAGCCTAGCAATCAAAACTTTACGCATTATAATGACATAAGTGGATTGAGCAACAATGTTGTAATGTCTTTTTTAGAAAATAAAGAGGAGTTATACATTGGTACTTATGGTGGAGGACTAAATTTATTTAATAAAAAAACAAATTCATTTAAGACGTTAGATAATGTTTCTGCAAAAATAATTAGATGCATCTATAAAGATAATGATGGCATTTTATGGCTTGGGACCTATGGTAATGGATTAATAGAATACAATCCTAAAACAGGTATTGCAAAACAGATATTAAATCAGGTTGCTGATGACGTATGGTGCATTACTGAGATAAACAACAACTTATGGTTTGGAACATGGGGCTCTGGATTAATTAAATATGATAAAAAAACAGCTAATTATACCCAATATTTAAGCAATGATGAATTTAATTCTATTAGTGAAAATACTGTATTAACTCTTGCTAAAACAAGTGATAATAATTTATGGATTGGCACCTATGGTTCTGGTTTAAATTACTTTAATATTAGTAATGATGAATTTACTTCGTTTGGCTACAACGGAGCTACAAGTAAGGAAACAAACAATAAAAAAATAAGAAGTATTTATGTTGACGAAAATAGTAATTTATGGATTGGTACAGATGGTGGTGGGTTAAACCATTACAACAACGAAAAGCAAACTTTTAGTTACATTACCACAGAACAAAATCTTCCTAACAATGTAGTTTATGGAGTTGTAGAGGATAAAAATAAAAACATTTGGGTGACAACTAATTACGGATTGTGTAGGTACTCAAAAAAAAATAAATCAATTTCTAATTTTGATTATGACGATGGCTTACAAAATAATGAGTTTAATCAAGGAGCTTTATATTTTAAAGACGAACTTATTTATGCTGGAGGTATAAATGGATTTAATGTTTTCAATCCAAAAGAGGTTGAATCGTCAACTAAAAACACATTTACATTACTTACCTCAATGAAAGTGATGGGAAAAGAATTTAATCCTCCTATTCGCTTTTTAGATAGCATTAATTTAAATTATTCATCAAACTTTTTATCATTTCAATTTTCATACATCGATTATTCTGGTAAAATACAATACAGATGCAAACTAGAAGGGTTTGATAAAGATTGGAATTATTTAGAAAATAGAAATTTTATGAATTACACCAACTTGCCTCCTGGCAATTACTCATTAAAGTTTCAGGGAAAACGAATGGGAAATTGGAATAACAAGTATTCTATTTTAAAAATAAATATACCTCCACCTTTTTGGAAAACTTATTGGTTTTATCTCTTAATTATTGTTTTAGTTCTTGCTGGCTTTTACACTTTTTATGTGCTTAAACAAAAAAACCTTTTAAAACGAAATACCGAATTAGAAAACATTGTGAAAGAACGAACTCGTGAAATTCATCAACAAAACATTAGCCTTGAAGAACAAAAAAAAGAAGTAGAATTACAAAAAGAAATTACCGAATTAAAACACTACGAAATTCAATCTTCTATAAACTATGCAAGAAGAATTCAATCTGCCATTTTACCTTCAGCAAAAATTATAAGTCAATTTTTACCCGAATCATTTGTACTATACAAACCAAAAGATATTGTTGCCGGAGATTTTTATTGGATGGAAAAAAAGAACGATAAAATTTTAATAGCTGCAGCAGATTGTACGGGTCATGGTGTTCCTGGAGCTATGGTAAGTGTAGTTTGTAACAATGCCTTAAATAGATCGGTAAGGGAACATGGGTTGACTAACCCTGCTGAAATTTTAAACAAATCTAGAGAGATTGTAATTGCTGAATTTGAAAAAAGTGAAGAAGAAGTAAAAGACGGGATGGACATTGCATTATGTAGTATAACAAAAAATGAAAAAAATTACATTTTAGAATACGCTGGAGCAAATAACCCTTTATGGATAATTAGAGGCAACGAATTAATAGAAACTAAAGCTAACAAACAACCTATTGGAAGTTTTAGAAGTTCGCAAGATTTTACTTCCCATACATTTACCTTAAAACCGAACGATACCATTTATATTTTTTCTGACGGATATGTCGACCAGTTTGGAGGAGAAAAAGGGAAAAAGTTTAAAGCAAAAGCCTTTAAAGAGCTGTTATTAAAAATAGTGAGTAAAACCATGGAAGAACAGAAATTGATTTTAGAAAAAAGTTTTGAAACTTGGAAAGGCGATCTCGAACAAATAGATGACGTTTGTGTAATAGGATTTAGATTATAA
- a CDS encoding YegP family protein produces MEDKWEFYKDKSDEWRWRRTASNGRIVGASSEGYKNKQDCINNAIRNGYSKE; encoded by the coding sequence ATGGAAGATAAATGGGAATTTTACAAAGACAAAAGTGACGAATGGAGATGGAGAAGAACGGCTAGTAATGGTAGAATTGTAGGCGCCTCTTCCGAGGGATACAAAAACAAACAAGATTGTATTAATAATGCCATAAGAAATGGGTATTCTAAAGAATAA